Within the Feifania hominis genome, the region CGTCGTCGTTGGTCAGCTCAAGCCCCGGGAACATACCCTTGATGAGCATGGACTTGCCTGCGCCCGAGTCGCCCACAAAGCCGATCAGCCGATCGGTCGCCAACAGATGGCGCTGAGCGATGCTGTTGCCGATGCCGAGCATGCGCAGCTTGCCGCGCGGCGCAAAATAGACGCTGTACAGCATGGATTCCTGAATTTGATCAAGTCTCATAGCGCTCTCCCTCTCTCTGAGAAAATGGGGTTTGCTGTGTGGTTACAGAAAACCCCATTTTTAGCCGTTCGACAATCAGTCGTCGAGGTCATACTCAATTTTCAGCAGCGGCGCATGCTGCTGCGCACCGTAGACGTCAGTCTCCCCGAGCGCGCCCGAGGCAATGGGCCGCTCAATGGTGATCTTAATCGCCTTGGCCGGCTCAAACTGGATGATGTTGATGACCTTGTCCGGCGTGATGCCGTAGAGCTTGCAGACAAGCGCCTCGTTGATGACGCCCGCCGCACAGACACTTCGGAACATCTCCCACTCTTTGAAAATGATGTCGAGCGTCAGCTCATAGGGGCCCGAGTTCTTGCTGCGAATGACAAGGGCCTCATCGATCAGTCGGTAGTGTTTCATATCGAGCCCTCCTAAATCTGTTCAAAGTCGACCGGGAACATGGCGCACGGGTCGTCGACCTCGATGATGTGGTAGAGACAAAAGCCGTATACCTCGCCCGCGTGGAAGTCGGACGGCGAGTAGGGAAACGCCAGATTGCCGGCGGTTGCGATGCGGCCTTCGTAGCCGAAGTGCAGCATGGTCGAGCGGGCAAAGGCGCAGATGGTGTCGGCGAGCGCCTGGGTGTCGGCGACTGCTTCGATGACGATGCCGATCTCCTTGCCGACCGCGCGGTCGGGTTCGAGTGCACCCATGACGCC harbors:
- a CDS encoding DUF4387 domain-containing protein, which gives rise to MKHYRLIDEALVIRSKNSGPYELTLDIIFKEWEMFRSVCAAGVINEALVCKLYGITPDKVINIIQFEPAKAIKITIERPIASGALGETDVYGAQQHAPLLKIEYDLDD